One part of the Aestuariirhabdus litorea genome encodes these proteins:
- a CDS encoding phosphoglycolate phosphatase, with the protein MMRSLFGGQLPAAVIYDLDGTLVDSVPDLHSAVERFQQQLGLPTASECEVRDWVGNGAARLVERALAASAGERAEALFPAAMEAFMVAYADTNGRRARLYEGVRPVLEALAAEGVPQALVTNKPLAFTHPLLEKLGIASYFSPVLGGDSLPAKKPDPAPLRAVAETLGVAPERCLMVGDSRNDLLAARAAGMPVACVSYGYNHGEPIAVSCPDLLVDSLLKLL; encoded by the coding sequence ATGATGCGCAGCCTGTTTGGTGGTCAGCTGCCCGCCGCGGTGATCTACGACCTCGACGGTACCCTGGTGGACTCGGTGCCCGACCTGCACTCTGCAGTGGAGCGGTTCCAGCAGCAGCTGGGGCTGCCCACCGCCAGTGAGTGCGAGGTGCGTGACTGGGTCGGTAACGGCGCGGCCAGGCTGGTGGAGCGGGCGCTGGCGGCCAGCGCGGGGGAGCGAGCCGAGGCGTTGTTCCCCGCCGCCATGGAGGCCTTTATGGTCGCCTATGCCGACACCAACGGCCGCCGGGCACGACTCTACGAGGGGGTGCGGCCCGTGCTGGAGGCCCTCGCCGCCGAGGGGGTTCCCCAGGCGCTGGTGACCAACAAGCCGTTGGCCTTTACCCATCCGCTGCTGGAAAAACTGGGGATCGCTTCCTATTTCAGCCCGGTGCTGGGGGGGGACAGCCTGCCCGCCAAGAAGCCTGACCCGGCCCCGCTGAGGGCCGTGGCGGAGACTCTCGGGGTGGCGCCCGAGCGCTGCCTGATGGTGGGGGATTCGCGCAATGACTTGTTGGCGGCGCGGGCCGCCGGTATGCCGGTTGCCTGTGTCAGCTACGGTTATAACCATGGTGAGCCGATCGCGGTCAGTTGCCCTGACCTGCTGGTTGATTCACTGCTCAAGCTGCTATAG
- the trpE gene encoding anthranilate synthase component I, translating into MNPDTFSQLAQAGFNRIPVMREVLADLDTPLSAYLKLADGPYSYLFESVQGGEKWGRYSIIGLPCQTVLKAQGNRVTVEERGEVIEEHQCEDPLAFVEEFKRRYRVAEPEQLPRFNGGLVGYFGYDCVRYIEPKLAAGMPEDDLGNPDLLLMLSDEVVVFDNLSGKIIFICHVDPAERNALTRAEQRLDMLVDKLQSGRIADLRVNSRRPLVENDFESAFGQAEFEAAVERIKEYILAGDAMQVVVSQRMSVPFSEPPLNLYRALRCLNPSPYMYFLNLDGFHIVGSSPEILAHLEEGQVTVRPIAGTRKRGLTEEQDRALEADLLADPKEIAEHLMLIDLGRNDVGRVAEIGSVELTDKMVIERYSHVMHIVSNVQGKLKPGLGAMDVLRATLPAGTLSGAPKIRAMEIIDELEPVKRGVYGGAVGYLSWSGNMDTAIAIRTAVIKDQRLYIQAGAGVVADSVPRLEWEETMNKGRAIFRAVAMVQNALEH; encoded by the coding sequence ATGAATCCCGACACATTTTCCCAGCTGGCCCAGGCCGGCTTCAACCGTATCCCCGTGATGCGTGAAGTACTGGCCGACCTGGACACCCCCCTCAGCGCTTACCTCAAACTGGCCGACGGCCCTTACTCCTATCTGTTCGAATCGGTACAGGGTGGGGAGAAGTGGGGGCGCTACTCCATCATCGGCCTGCCCTGCCAGACGGTGCTCAAGGCCCAGGGCAATCGGGTGACGGTGGAGGAACGGGGCGAGGTGATCGAGGAGCACCAGTGCGAAGATCCGCTGGCCTTCGTTGAGGAGTTTAAACGCCGTTACCGGGTGGCCGAGCCGGAGCAGCTGCCCCGCTTTAACGGCGGTCTGGTGGGCTATTTCGGCTACGACTGTGTGCGCTATATCGAGCCCAAGCTGGCGGCGGGTATGCCTGAGGATGACCTGGGTAACCCTGACCTGCTGTTGATGCTGTCGGACGAGGTGGTGGTGTTCGACAACCTCAGTGGCAAGATCATCTTTATCTGCCACGTGGATCCGGCCGAGCGTAACGCCCTGACCCGTGCCGAACAGCGCCTCGACATGCTGGTGGACAAGCTGCAAAGCGGACGCATCGCGGATCTGCGGGTCAACTCCCGTCGTCCCCTGGTGGAGAACGACTTCGAGTCGGCCTTCGGTCAGGCCGAGTTCGAAGCGGCGGTGGAGCGGATCAAGGAGTATATCCTGGCCGGTGACGCTATGCAGGTGGTGGTTTCGCAGCGCATGAGCGTGCCCTTCAGCGAGCCGCCTCTTAACCTCTACCGCGCCCTGCGCTGCCTCAACCCCTCCCCCTACATGTATTTCCTCAACCTCGATGGCTTCCACATCGTGGGTTCCTCACCGGAGATCCTGGCCCACCTTGAGGAGGGGCAGGTGACGGTGCGGCCGATCGCTGGCACTCGCAAGCGTGGCCTGACCGAGGAGCAGGACCGGGCCCTGGAGGCGGACCTGCTGGCCGACCCCAAGGAGATCGCCGAACATCTGATGCTGATCGACCTGGGACGCAACGACGTGGGACGGGTTGCAGAGATTGGCAGCGTTGAGCTCACCGACAAGATGGTGATCGAGCGATACTCCCATGTGATGCACATCGTCTCCAACGTGCAGGGCAAGTTGAAGCCCGGGCTGGGGGCAATGGATGTACTGCGCGCGACCCTGCCGGCCGGTACCCTGAGCGGTGCCCCCAAGATTCGTGCGATGGAGATCATCGACGAACTGGAGCCGGTCAAACGCGGCGTCTACGGGGGTGCGGTGGGCTACCTCTCCTGGAGCGGCAACATGGACACCGCCATCGCCATCCGTACCGCGGTGATCAAGGATCAGCGCCTCTATATCCAGGCCGGTGCCGGGGTGGTGGCCGATTCGGTACCCCGGTTGGAGTGGGAGGAGACCATGAACAAGGGGCGCGCCATCTTCCGCGCCGTGGCCATGGTACAGAACGCCCTCGAACACTGA
- a CDS encoding anthranilate synthase component II has product MLLMIDNYDSFTFNVVQYLGELGAEVRVYRNDEISIEQIEALAPERIVISPGPCTPNEAGISMEVIRHFAGRLPLLGICLGHQSIGQVFGGRIVRARQVMHGKVSPVYHLNGGVFEGLSNPLTATRYHSLVIERESLPDCLEITAWTQHEDGSVDEIMGVRHRELAIEGVQFHPESILTEQGHELLANFLRQPATAS; this is encoded by the coding sequence ATGTTATTGATGATCGACAACTACGACTCCTTCACCTTCAACGTGGTGCAGTACCTCGGCGAGCTGGGGGCAGAGGTGCGGGTCTACCGTAATGACGAGATCAGCATCGAGCAGATCGAGGCGCTGGCGCCCGAGCGGATCGTGATCTCACCGGGCCCCTGTACCCCCAACGAGGCGGGCATCTCCATGGAGGTGATTCGCCACTTCGCCGGCCGTTTGCCGCTGCTGGGGATCTGCCTCGGGCACCAGAGCATCGGCCAGGTGTTTGGCGGGCGCATCGTGCGTGCGCGCCAGGTGATGCACGGCAAGGTATCACCGGTCTACCACCTCAATGGGGGCGTCTTCGAGGGGCTCTCCAACCCCCTTACCGCCACCCGTTACCATTCGCTGGTGATCGAGCGCGAGAGCTTGCCCGACTGTCTCGAGATCACCGCCTGGACCCAGCACGAAGATGGCTCCGTGGATGAGATCATGGGGGTGCGCCACCGCGAGCTGGCGATCGAAGGGGTACAGTTTCACCCCGAATCCATATTGACCGAGCAGGGCCATGAACTATTGGCCAATTTCCTGCGCCAGCCGGCCACGGCATCCTAG
- the trpD gene encoding anthranilate phosphoribosyltransferase, translated as MDIKYAISNVTEHLDLSREEMEAVMTQIMTGQCTDAQIAAFLIALRMKSESIEEITGAAKVMRELATPVVVNARPLVDIVGTGGDGANLFNVSTAASFVVAAAGGHVAKHGNRAVSSSSGSADVLEAAGIELGMSPDQVGRAVEQIGVGFMFAPAHHGAMKHAIGVRRELGLRTIFNILGPMTNPAGVKRQLIGVFSKKLCRPMAEVLKQLGSEHILVVHAEDGLDEISLATATHVAELKDGKVSEYSITPEALGIESRSLIGLEVSTAVESLDLIKEALGKEPGKNAGKAADIIALNAGAAIYVAGLSSTLADGVAMAQDAIASGLALAKISELASFSRYATQSEE; from the coding sequence ATGGATATCAAATACGCCATCAGTAACGTCACCGAGCACCTCGACCTCAGCCGTGAGGAGATGGAGGCGGTAATGACGCAGATAATGACCGGCCAGTGCACCGATGCGCAGATCGCCGCCTTCCTTATCGCCCTGCGCATGAAGTCGGAGTCGATCGAGGAGATCACCGGCGCCGCCAAGGTGATGCGCGAGCTGGCCACCCCGGTGGTGGTCAACGCCAGGCCGCTGGTGGATATCGTCGGCACCGGCGGGGATGGCGCCAACCTCTTTAACGTCTCCACCGCCGCCTCCTTTGTGGTGGCCGCGGCCGGCGGCCATGTGGCCAAGCACGGTAACCGTGCCGTCTCCAGCAGCTCCGGCAGCGCCGATGTGCTGGAGGCCGCCGGCATCGAGCTGGGGATGAGCCCCGATCAGGTGGGACGTGCGGTGGAGCAGATCGGGGTCGGCTTTATGTTTGCACCGGCCCACCACGGCGCCATGAAGCACGCCATCGGCGTGCGCCGTGAGCTGGGGTTGCGTACCATCTTCAATATCCTGGGCCCCATGACCAATCCGGCGGGCGTCAAGCGCCAGCTGATCGGGGTGTTCAGCAAGAAGCTCTGTCGCCCCATGGCGGAGGTGCTCAAGCAGCTCGGTAGCGAGCATATCCTGGTGGTCCACGCCGAGGACGGGCTCGACGAGATCAGCCTCGCCACCGCCACCCACGTAGCGGAACTGAAGGATGGCAAGGTCAGCGAGTACAGCATCACCCCCGAGGCACTGGGAATCGAAAGTCGCAGCCTGATCGGACTGGAGGTCTCCACCGCAGTGGAGAGCCTGGACCTGATCAAGGAGGCGCTGGGCAAGGAGCCTGGCAAGAACGCCGGCAAGGCGGCCGATATTATTGCCCTCAACGCTGGTGCCGCTATCTACGTGGCGGGGCTGTCCAGTACCCTGGCCGATGGTGTTGCCATGGCCCAGGATGCGATCGCCAGTGGCCTGGCGCTCGCCAAGATCAGCGAGCTGGCCAGCTTCAGCCGTTATGCCACCCAAAGCGAGGAGTAG
- the trpC gene encoding indole-3-glycerol phosphate synthase TrpC, producing the protein MSRSDTPTILRNILARKAEEVAERRALRPIEQLAEQAQQADPVRGFAAALARRVEQREAAVIAEIKKASPSKGVIRADFHPAEIAVSYERGGAACLSVLTDIDFFQGADGYLQQARAACSLPVIRKDFMIDPYQVVEARALGADCILLIAAALDDATMASLNETALGLGLDVLIEVHNEAELKRALPLGNRLIGINNRDLHSFEVSLDNTYRLLDAIGDDRIVVTESGIHCREDVTAMIEREVYGFLVGEAFMRADDPGARLAQLFFPAA; encoded by the coding sequence ATGAGCCGTAGCGATACCCCCACCATTTTGCGCAACATCCTCGCCCGCAAGGCCGAGGAGGTCGCCGAGCGGCGAGCCCTGCGCCCGATCGAGCAGCTTGCGGAGCAGGCCCAACAGGCAGACCCGGTGCGTGGCTTTGCCGCCGCCCTGGCGCGTCGGGTCGAGCAGCGCGAGGCGGCGGTGATCGCCGAGATCAAGAAGGCCTCCCCCAGCAAGGGGGTGATCCGCGCCGATTTCCATCCCGCCGAGATCGCCGTCAGCTACGAGCGTGGCGGCGCCGCCTGCCTCTCGGTGCTGACCGATATCGATTTCTTCCAGGGTGCCGATGGCTACCTGCAGCAGGCGCGTGCCGCCTGCTCGCTGCCGGTGATCCGTAAGGACTTCATGATCGACCCCTACCAGGTGGTGGAGGCGCGGGCCCTCGGGGCCGACTGCATCCTGCTGATCGCCGCCGCCCTCGACGATGCCACCATGGCGTCCCTCAACGAGACCGCCCTGGGGCTGGGGCTGGACGTGCTGATTGAGGTGCACAACGAGGCGGAGCTGAAGCGTGCCCTGCCGCTGGGTAACCGCCTGATCGGTATCAACAACCGTGACCTGCACAGCTTTGAGGTCAGCCTCGACAACACCTATCGCCTGCTGGATGCCATCGGTGACGACCGTATTGTGGTCACTGAAAGCGGCATTCACTGCCGTGAAGATGTCACCGCCATGATCGAGCGGGAGGTCTACGGATTCCTGGTGGGGGAGGCCTTTATGCGGGCTGACGACCCCGGTGCGCGCCTGGCGCAGCTGTTTTTCCCCGCCGCCTGA
- a CDS encoding trans-sulfuration enzyme family protein: MSEKKAGFSTTCVHAGVAPDATHQAIMTPIFQTSTYVQDAPGQAKTYDYARAGNPTRTALEQSLAALEGARHGISYASGLAAVQAVVQILEPGSHVLVCDDVYGGSGRLFRRLFAKYGIEFDFVDMTQPESVIAGYLKANTRLLWVESPTNPLLKIIDIAQLARLTRPRGIPLVVDNTFASPAFQSPLALGADIVMHSVTKYIGGHSDVVGGCLMLNDDALHEQLRFVQFAGGAVNAPMDCFFLLRSIKTLALRMERHQHNALALARALESMEAFEQVIYPGLESHPQHALAAQQMSGFSGMISVRIKGGFEVASRFMQSLELFALAESLGGVESLVNHPETMTHASVPPALREQLGISGDLIRFSVGIEDVEDLIADVEQALARTLD; encoded by the coding sequence ATGAGCGAGAAAAAAGCCGGCTTTTCAACCACCTGCGTCCATGCCGGGGTTGCCCCCGATGCCACCCACCAGGCGATCATGACCCCCATTTTCCAGACCTCCACCTATGTGCAGGACGCGCCGGGGCAGGCCAAAACCTACGACTACGCCCGCGCCGGCAACCCTACCCGCACCGCGCTGGAGCAATCCCTGGCAGCGCTGGAAGGGGCCCGTCACGGCATCAGCTACGCCTCGGGGCTGGCGGCGGTGCAGGCAGTAGTGCAGATCCTCGAGCCAGGCAGCCATGTGTTGGTGTGTGATGATGTGTACGGTGGCTCCGGCCGCCTCTTCCGCCGGCTGTTTGCCAAGTACGGTATCGAGTTCGACTTTGTCGATATGACCCAGCCGGAGTCGGTGATTGCCGGCTACCTGAAGGCGAACACCCGCCTGCTGTGGGTGGAGTCGCCCACCAACCCGCTGTTGAAGATCATCGATATCGCCCAGCTGGCGCGCCTTACCCGCCCGCGGGGCATTCCGCTGGTGGTGGATAACACCTTCGCCTCCCCCGCCTTCCAGTCTCCGCTGGCGCTGGGGGCCGATATAGTGATGCACAGTGTCACCAAGTACATCGGCGGCCACAGCGATGTGGTGGGGGGCTGCCTGATGCTCAACGACGACGCGCTCCACGAACAGCTGCGCTTTGTGCAGTTTGCCGGCGGTGCGGTGAACGCTCCCATGGACTGCTTCTTCCTGCTGCGCAGTATCAAGACCCTGGCACTGCGCATGGAGCGGCACCAGCACAATGCGCTGGCGCTGGCCCGGGCGCTGGAGTCGATGGAGGCCTTCGAGCAGGTGATCTACCCGGGGCTTGAATCCCATCCCCAGCATGCCCTGGCGGCGCAACAGATGAGCGGGTTTTCCGGCATGATCTCGGTGCGCATCAAGGGCGGGTTCGAGGTGGCCAGCCGCTTTATGCAGTCCCTCGAGCTGTTTGCTCTGGCGGAGAGCCTGGGGGGGGTCGAGTCGTTGGTCAACCACCCCGAAACCATGACCCACGCTTCGGTGCCACCGGCGCTGCGCGAGCAGCTCGGTATCAGCGGCGACCTGATCCGCTTCTCGGTGGGAATCGAGGATGTCGAGGACCTGATCGCCGACGTGGAGCAGGCGCTGGCGCGGACTCTGGACTAG
- a CDS encoding DUF2254 domain-containing protein → MVRGELFRLADRLNTSFWFIPLLMSSLSIGFAWVTLALEEPVTSWMADHLQWRFSAEAEGVSAVLQVVASSMITMAGVVFSMTLVALSLASSQLGPRLLRNFMSDTPTQLVLGTFISTFLYCLVVLRAVRRSEELAFVPHLSVMVGVLLAVASVGVFIYFIHHVSVSIQANEVAGRIGRELIESADQLFPAGEGGEGPEPDAELLESMGRESAPFYAQADGYLQFVDVAALIALARQEDLVFRLEVQPGRYVIAGTPLLRVWPPNRLTRALVEPLQGCFVQGRQRTRAQDIEHGVEQLVEVALRALSPSLNDPFTAMTCIDHLGAALSRLAAGELPSPYRYDDQQRLRLIAPADNFVAIASAAFAPIRQHSGGSAAVNLHLLDTLAQIIGFTRRPQDRAVLMEQGQMIAHRAREGGFDAQVSEQLQQRWETLEAQCPNIASA, encoded by the coding sequence ATGGTTAGGGGTGAACTGTTTAGGTTGGCGGATCGCCTGAACACCAGCTTTTGGTTTATTCCGCTGCTGATGTCGTCACTGAGCATCGGTTTTGCCTGGGTGACGCTGGCGCTTGAGGAGCCGGTGACCAGCTGGATGGCGGACCACCTGCAGTGGCGATTCAGCGCCGAGGCGGAAGGGGTCAGCGCTGTACTGCAGGTGGTGGCCAGCTCCATGATCACCATGGCCGGCGTGGTCTTCTCCATGACCCTGGTGGCCCTCTCCCTGGCCTCCTCCCAACTGGGGCCACGCCTGTTGCGCAACTTTATGAGTGACACACCCACCCAGCTGGTGCTGGGCACCTTTATCTCGACGTTTCTCTACTGCCTGGTGGTGCTGCGGGCGGTTCGCCGTTCGGAGGAGTTGGCCTTTGTCCCCCATCTGTCGGTGATGGTCGGCGTGCTGCTGGCGGTGGCCAGCGTCGGGGTGTTTATCTATTTCATCCACCATGTGTCGGTTTCCATCCAGGCGAATGAGGTCGCTGGCCGCATCGGCAGGGAGCTGATTGAGAGTGCCGACCAGCTGTTCCCCGCAGGGGAGGGGGGAGAGGGGCCAGAGCCCGATGCTGAGCTGCTGGAGAGCATGGGGCGGGAGTCTGCCCCCTTTTATGCGCAGGCCGATGGTTATCTGCAGTTTGTGGATGTAGCCGCGTTGATTGCCCTGGCCCGGCAGGAAGATCTGGTGTTCCGGCTGGAGGTTCAACCGGGACGCTATGTGATCGCCGGCACCCCACTGTTGCGGGTCTGGCCACCGAACCGGCTGACCCGGGCGCTGGTCGAGCCGCTGCAGGGTTGCTTCGTGCAGGGACGGCAACGAACCCGCGCCCAGGACATTGAGCACGGTGTGGAACAGTTGGTGGAGGTGGCACTGCGGGCACTCTCCCCCAGCCTCAATGACCCCTTTACGGCAATGACCTGTATCGATCACCTGGGGGCAGCGCTTTCCCGTCTGGCGGCCGGGGAACTGCCCTCTCCCTACCGCTACGACGACCAGCAACGGCTGCGATTGATCGCACCCGCCGACAACTTTGTGGCTATTGCCAGCGCCGCCTTCGCCCCGATTCGTCAGCACAGCGGTGGCAGTGCGGCCGTTAACCTTCACCTGCTCGACACCCTTGCACAGATCATCGGGTTTACCCGCCGTCCGCAAGATCGCGCGGTGCTGATGGAGCAGGGGCAGATGATCGCACACCGCGCCCGGGAGGGGGGCTTTGACGCCCAGGTCAGCGAACAGCTGCAGCAGCGCTGGGAGACCCTGGAAGCGCAGTGCCCCAACATCGCCAGCGCCTGA
- a CDS encoding DUF6172 family protein translates to MKKTFSLTHSTIKYPRLIEAVKHEVKKYLKRERNKALPAGADYWAFDCRIGATEAEAEAIHVAEINKRIDGVEQQQLTAFYLEILARPAQRQPREPLADAPLQEGSAPDAEE, encoded by the coding sequence ATGAAAAAAACCTTCTCCCTGACCCATAGCACCATCAAATACCCGCGCCTTATTGAGGCGGTGAAACACGAGGTGAAAAAATACCTCAAGCGCGAGCGCAACAAGGCGTTACCGGCGGGCGCTGATTACTGGGCCTTCGATTGTCGCATCGGGGCTACCGAAGCGGAGGCTGAGGCGATCCATGTGGCCGAGATCAACAAGCGGATCGACGGGGTGGAACAGCAGCAGCTAACGGCTTTCTACCTGGAGATCCTGGCCCGCCCCGCCCAGCGCCAGCCGCGCGAGCCTTTAGCCGACGCCCCCCTGCAGGAGGGGTCTGCACCCGACGCCGAGGAGTAA
- a CDS encoding alpha/beta fold hydrolase, producing the protein MTRVDHYIEQGAGEPILFVHGSYATPSTWRRIIEGVGPGHHCIAIKLPGHGGAPEPEDFDAPTIETELALIESVVSRLTDRPIHLVGHSYGGVVALALALKGSLPIAEMTLFEPVAVWVLKLLQDQEMVTRVEQFLAAYFEAAARQEPDACGRVIDFWGGGELFARLPASVQAAMVPLLDNNLRHWQICTRLDYDRAALSRCTLPTRLVCGSDSNPVAHAIIDHLARELPCSQRYQITGANHALVTSHPEQCLAILSEPLARSGD; encoded by the coding sequence ATGACCCGCGTTGACCACTACATTGAGCAGGGCGCCGGTGAGCCGATCCTGTTCGTGCACGGCTCCTACGCGACCCCCTCCACCTGGAGGCGGATCATCGAAGGGGTGGGCCCCGGTCACCACTGCATCGCTATCAAACTGCCGGGCCACGGCGGAGCCCCCGAGCCGGAGGATTTTGACGCCCCTACCATCGAGACGGAGCTGGCGTTGATCGAGTCGGTGGTCAGCCGCCTGACCGACCGTCCGATCCATCTGGTGGGGCACTCCTACGGCGGCGTGGTGGCACTGGCCCTGGCGCTCAAGGGTTCGCTGCCGATCGCCGAGATGACCCTGTTCGAACCGGTAGCGGTATGGGTCCTGAAACTGCTTCAGGATCAGGAGATGGTAACGCGGGTAGAGCAGTTCCTGGCCGCTTACTTCGAGGCAGCGGCTCGCCAGGAGCCCGACGCCTGCGGGCGGGTAATCGATTTCTGGGGCGGCGGCGAGCTGTTTGCGCGCTTGCCCGCGTCGGTGCAGGCCGCCATGGTACCGCTGCTGGACAACAACCTGCGCCACTGGCAGATCTGCACCCGGCTCGATTACGACCGCGCCGCGCTGTCCCGCTGTACCCTGCCCACCCGCCTCGTGTGCGGCAGTGACTCCAACCCGGTGGCCCACGCCATTATCGACCATCTGGCGCGGGAACTGCCCTGCAGCCAACGCTACCAGATAACGGGAGCAAACCACGCCCTGGTCACCAGCCACCCCGAACAGTGCCTGGCGATCCTGAGTGAACCGTTGGCTCGTTCCGGGGACTGA
- a CDS encoding sodium:calcium antiporter yields the protein MFSALTPSLFAFGLAALAIVVAGSRLAKMADELADRTGLGEAVFGVLLLAGVTSLPDFAATLSAALDARPDLAMSNVMGSMAVNLLFLGIADIFYRKANLEHAAASPVNLMLAALLIVLLTLPLLAILTPPLSWWRVHPITPLIVGAYIFGLHLVNRTQERPMWIARVTRETVPDQPEKHHQGSASRVWGEFVLMATVTGLAGWVLMEAAKGIADQSGLSDGLVGGLLTALATSTPELVTTIAAVRLGALTLAVSNIFGTNCFNMLVVAAADAGYAEGSIYHDMAPVQMTWGLISILMTAILLLGMVRRETYGIGRIGFESALILGVYSVALTIVVANG from the coding sequence GTGTTTTCAGCGTTGACTCCCAGTCTGTTTGCCTTCGGCCTCGCCGCGTTGGCGATCGTTGTGGCCGGCAGCCGTTTGGCCAAAATGGCCGATGAGCTGGCGGATCGAACGGGGCTGGGAGAGGCGGTATTCGGCGTCTTGCTGCTGGCCGGTGTGACCTCATTGCCGGATTTCGCCGCGACCCTGAGTGCGGCCCTGGATGCCCGCCCCGATCTTGCCATGAGTAATGTCATGGGGAGCATGGCGGTCAACCTGCTGTTTCTGGGTATCGCCGACATTTTTTACCGCAAAGCGAACCTGGAGCACGCGGCCGCCTCCCCGGTGAACCTGATGCTGGCGGCTTTGTTGATTGTATTGCTGACCCTGCCGCTACTGGCTATCCTCACGCCCCCCCTTAGCTGGTGGCGGGTGCACCCGATTACGCCGCTGATCGTGGGCGCCTACATTTTCGGCCTGCACCTGGTTAATCGCACCCAGGAAAGGCCGATGTGGATTGCCCGTGTGACCCGCGAAACCGTACCCGACCAGCCGGAAAAGCACCATCAGGGAAGTGCCAGCCGGGTGTGGGGCGAGTTTGTGCTGATGGCAACGGTGACCGGCCTCGCCGGCTGGGTGTTGATGGAGGCGGCCAAGGGGATCGCCGACCAGAGTGGGCTGTCCGATGGCCTGGTCGGTGGCCTGCTGACCGCGCTGGCTACCTCCACCCCTGAACTGGTCACCACCATCGCGGCGGTACGGCTGGGGGCGTTGACCCTCGCCGTCAGTAATATCTTTGGCACCAACTGTTTCAATATGCTGGTGGTGGCGGCCGCCGATGCGGGCTACGCCGAGGGTTCCATCTACCACGATATGGCGCCGGTGCAGATGACCTGGGGGTTGATCAGTATCCTGATGACCGCCATCCTGCTGTTGGGCATGGTGCGGCGGGAGACCTACGGCATCGGCCGCATCGGTTTTGAGAGCGCGCTGATTCTGGGGGTGTACTCCGTTGCCCTCACCATTGTGGTGGCCAATGGTTAG
- a CDS encoding TIGR03862 family flavoprotein, producing MQHARSVVVVGAGPAGLMAAEVIRAAGYRVQVFDAKPSACRKFLLAGIGGMNITHSEPYPQFIQRYYEKADWLDRALRRFDADALRGWVHELGIETFVGSSGRVFPRDMKAAPLLRSWLRRLREAGVEFHMKHRLLDLDQHQLEFEHEGKRRVVEADAVVLALGGGSWPKLGSDGAWQAFLARAGVEIEPLQSANCGLLCSWSPRLKEQHGGSPLKNIAFQFTPQGGQPVSREGECILSHYGMEGSLIYAFSKHLRDAINRDGRAELLIDLLPSQSEAQLLTRLQRKKPKESFAKYLKRSVGLQGVKAALLYECVEREQLQDPRHLAAAIKALPVTFDGVCPIEEAISSAGGVCETSLDPQLMLNALPGVFCAGEMLDWEAPTGGYLLTACFATGRLAGEGVCQFLQP from the coding sequence GTGCAGCACGCGCGATCCGTGGTGGTGGTAGGGGCCGGCCCCGCGGGGTTGATGGCCGCCGAGGTGATCCGCGCCGCTGGCTACCGGGTGCAGGTGTTCGATGCCAAGCCCAGCGCCTGCCGCAAGTTCCTGCTGGCCGGGATCGGCGGCATGAACATCACCCATTCCGAGCCCTACCCCCAGTTTATCCAACGCTACTACGAAAAGGCCGACTGGCTCGACCGGGCCCTGCGCCGCTTTGACGCCGATGCCCTGCGTGGCTGGGTGCACGAGCTCGGGATCGAGACCTTTGTCGGCAGTTCGGGGCGCGTCTTTCCGCGGGATATGAAAGCCGCTCCGCTGCTGCGCAGCTGGTTGAGGCGGCTGCGGGAAGCGGGGGTCGAGTTCCATATGAAGCACCGCCTGCTGGATCTCGACCAGCACCAGCTGGAGTTTGAGCACGAGGGGAAACGGCGGGTGGTGGAGGCCGACGCGGTGGTACTGGCCCTGGGGGGCGGCAGCTGGCCCAAACTGGGGTCCGATGGCGCCTGGCAGGCATTTTTGGCCCGCGCCGGGGTCGAGATCGAGCCCCTGCAAAGTGCCAACTGCGGTCTTCTCTGCAGCTGGAGCCCCCGCCTGAAAGAGCAACATGGGGGCAGCCCCCTCAAGAACATCGCCTTCCAGTTTACCCCCCAGGGCGGCCAGCCGGTCAGCCGGGAGGGGGAGTGCATCCTCAGCCACTACGGCATGGAGGGCAGCCTGATCTACGCCTTCTCCAAGCACCTGCGCGATGCCATCAACCGGGACGGCCGGGCAGAGCTGCTGATCGACCTGCTACCCAGCCAGAGTGAGGCGCAGCTCCTCACACGACTGCAACGTAAGAAACCCAAGGAATCCTTCGCCAAATACCTCAAACGCAGTGTTGGCCTGCAGGGTGTCAAGGCAGCGCTGCTTTACGAATGCGTCGAGCGAGAGCAGTTGCAGGACCCCCGCCATCTCGCCGCCGCCATCAAGGCACTGCCGGTCACCTTCGACGGGGTCTGCCCCATTGAGGAGGCGATCTCCAGCGCCGGTGGCGTGTGCGAAACCAGCCTCGACCCGCAGTTGATGCTCAACGCCCTGCCGGGTGTCTTCTGCGCCGGCGAGATGCTGGACTGGGAGGCCCCCACCGGCGGCTACCTGCTCACCGCCTGCTTCGCGACCGGGCGCCTGGCGGGGGAAGGGGTCTGCCAATTTCTGCAGCCCTAA